From one Phocaeicola salanitronis DSM 18170 genomic stretch:
- a CDS encoding glucose-6-phosphate isomerase has translation MENIKLNIEKTLGFISKEKLASYEPKVKACMETLEKGTGLGNDFLGWLHLPSSITQEHLDDLKATAQVLRENCEVVVVAGIGGSYLGARAVIEAMSDSFAWLKEKKAGQPVILFAGHNIGEDYLYELTTYLQDKKFGIINISKSGTTTETALAFRLLKEQCERQRGKEMARKVIVAVTDAKKGAARTTADKEGYKSFIIPDNVGGRFSVLTPVGLLPIAVAGFDIEQLVNGAREMEKVCASENLMENPSALYAATRNELYQNGKKIEILVNFQPKLHYFMEWWKQLFGESEGKDHKGIYPSSVDFSTDLHSMGQWIQEGERTIYETVVSVETPNHELKVPTDAENLDGLNFLAGKRIDEVNKMAELGTQLAHVDGGVPNMRVSVPMLNEFYLGELIYFFEKACGISGYLLEVNPFNQPGVEAYKKNMFALLNKPGYEAESKAIQARLNK, from the coding sequence ATGGAAAATATCAAACTTAACATCGAAAAGACTTTAGGATTCATTTCTAAAGAAAAATTAGCTTCTTACGAACCCAAAGTAAAAGCTTGTATGGAAACTCTGGAAAAAGGCACCGGCCTTGGAAACGATTTCCTGGGATGGCTGCACCTGCCTTCTTCTATCACTCAAGAACACTTGGACGATTTAAAAGCTACAGCTCAAGTATTACGTGAAAATTGTGAAGTAGTAGTTGTTGCCGGCATTGGAGGAAGCTACTTGGGTGCCCGTGCCGTTATCGAAGCGATGTCTGACAGTTTTGCATGGCTGAAAGAGAAAAAAGCAGGCCAGCCCGTTATTTTATTCGCAGGACATAACATCGGCGAAGACTATCTGTACGAGTTGACCACTTACTTGCAAGATAAAAAGTTTGGTATCATCAACATATCCAAATCAGGAACAACAACAGAAACCGCCCTCGCATTCCGTTTGTTGAAAGAGCAATGCGAAAGACAACGCGGTAAAGAAATGGCACGCAAAGTTATCGTAGCTGTAACCGATGCCAAGAAAGGTGCAGCCCGCACTACTGCCGACAAAGAAGGATACAAGTCGTTTATCATTCCTGACAATGTAGGCGGACGTTTCTCTGTATTGACTCCGGTAGGTCTGTTGCCCATTGCCGTGGCAGGATTCGATATCGAACAGCTGGTAAACGGAGCACGCGAAATGGAAAAGGTATGTGCCAGCGAGAACCTGATGGAAAATCCTTCTGCCTTATATGCGGCAACTCGCAATGAACTGTACCAGAATGGAAAGAAAATTGAAATCCTCGTCAACTTCCAGCCTAAACTGCACTATTTCATGGAATGGTGGAAACAATTGTTCGGCGAATCGGAAGGAAAAGACCACAAAGGCATTTATCCAAGCTCGGTAGACTTCTCTACAGACTTACACTCAATGGGACAGTGGATTCAGGAAGGCGAACGTACCATTTATGAAACCGTAGTGTCCGTCGAGACGCCTAACCATGAATTGAAAGTTCCTACCGATGCAGAAAACTTGGACGGTCTGAACTTCCTTGCCGGAAAACGCATTGATGAAGTCAATAAGATGGCAGAATTAGGTACTCAATTGGCCCATGTAGACGGAGGAGTGCCCAATATGCGCGTCAGTGTTCCGATGCTGAATGAATTCTATCTGGGCGAGCTGATTTATTTCTTTGAAAAAGCATGCGGTATCAGCGGCTATTTGCTGGAAGTCAATCCGTTCAACCAGCCAGGTGTAGAAGCTTACAAGAAAAACATGTTCGCCTTGCTGAACAAACCGGGATACGAAGCAGAATCGAAAGCTATCCAAGCCCGTTTGAACAAGTAG
- a CDS encoding NAD(P)H-dependent glycerol-3-phosphate dehydrogenase, translating into MKLPGKIAIMGGGSWATAIAKIVLAQAGTINWYMRRDDRIEDFKRLGHNPAYLTSVRFNIKCINFSSDINKVVRESDTLIFVTPSPYLKAHLKKLKTKLKDKFIVTAIKGIVPDENMIISDYFHKMYDVPEENIAVLAGPCHAEEVALERLSYLTVGCKDIEKAKMFARQLSGQYIKTSVNTDVAGIEYASVLKNVYAIAAGICSGLKYGDNFQAVLVSNALQEMNRFLDTVHPVDRCTNDSAYLGDLLVTSYSNFSRNRVFGTMIGKGYSVKSAQIEMEMIAEGYYGTKCIKELNKHLHVNMPIVDAVYNILYERISPMIEIKLLTDSFR; encoded by the coding sequence ATGAAATTACCCGGGAAAATAGCAATCATGGGTGGAGGAAGCTGGGCAACGGCTATCGCAAAGATTGTCCTTGCCCAAGCCGGTACGATAAACTGGTATATGCGCCGAGACGACCGCATCGAGGACTTCAAGCGGTTGGGGCATAATCCGGCTTACCTGACCAGTGTGCGCTTCAACATCAAATGCATTAACTTTTCATCGGATATAAACAAAGTAGTGAGAGAATCGGATACGCTGATATTCGTCACTCCTTCACCTTACTTGAAAGCACACCTGAAAAAGCTGAAAACGAAGCTAAAGGACAAGTTCATCGTAACAGCCATCAAGGGTATCGTACCCGATGAAAACATGATCATATCCGATTATTTTCACAAGATGTATGATGTGCCCGAAGAAAACATCGCCGTACTGGCAGGGCCTTGCCATGCGGAAGAAGTGGCTCTGGAGCGTCTTTCTTACCTTACCGTGGGATGTAAAGACATCGAAAAAGCCAAAATGTTTGCCCGCCAGCTGAGCGGACAATATATCAAGACTTCCGTAAATACGGATGTGGCAGGAATCGAATATGCTTCGGTGTTGAAAAACGTATACGCCATAGCGGCAGGTATCTGCAGCGGTCTGAAGTATGGAGATAATTTCCAGGCTGTATTGGTCTCGAATGCCCTGCAAGAGATGAACCGTTTCTTAGATACGGTACATCCGGTAGACCGATGCACCAACGACTCGGCTTATTTAGGCGATTTGCTCGTTACCTCTTATTCCAATTTCAGCCGTAACCGTGTGTTCGGTACCATGATAGGCAAAGGATACTCGGTGAAAAGTGCACAAATCGAAATGGAAATGATAGCAGAGGGCTATTACGGCACAAAATGCATCAAGGAACTGAACAAGCACCTGCATGTGAATATGCCGATAGTAGATGCTGTCTACAACATCCTGTACGAACGCATTTCTCCCATGATTGAGATAAAATTACTGACTGATTCATTCAGATAA
- the lysS gene encoding lysine--tRNA ligase encodes MNVLELSEQEIIRRNSLNELRAMGINPYPAAEYVTNAFSTDIKAEFKDDEAEPRKVSVAGRMMSRRVMGKASFIELQDSKGRIQVYITRDDICPDENKDLYNVAFKRLLDLGDFIGIEGFVFRTQMGEISIHAQKLTVLAKSLRPLPIVKYKDGVAYDKFEDPELRYRQRYVDLIVNDGVKDIFLQRATVIRTIRRVLDEAGYTEVETPTLQNIAGGASAKPFITHFNALDTDMYLRIATELYLKRLIVGGFEGVYEIGKNFRNEGMDRNHNPEFTCMELYVQYKDYNWMMAFTEKLLETVCIAVNGKPEREIDGNIISFKAPYRRLPILEAIKEKTGYDLTGMDEAQIREVCQKLNMEIDDTMGKGKLIDEIFGEFCEGTFIQPTFITDYPVEMSPLTKMHRSKPGLTERFELMVNGKELANAYSELNDPIDQEERFKEQMRLADKGDDEAMIIDQDFLRALQYGMPPTSGIGIGIDRLVMLMTGKTFIQEVLFFPQMRPEKVVPKDKTEKFTALGIPEEWVPLIQKAGYNLVSDMKEVNPQKLQMDICGVNKKYKLGLANPSVDEIAAWISKIM; translated from the coding sequence ATGAACGTATTAGAACTAAGTGAACAGGAAATTATCAGACGCAACAGTCTGAATGAACTGAGAGCGATGGGCATCAATCCGTACCCTGCTGCCGAGTATGTAACCAATGCATTTTCAACCGATATAAAAGCCGAATTCAAGGATGATGAGGCAGAACCGCGCAAAGTATCAGTTGCAGGACGCATGATGTCGCGCCGTGTAATGGGAAAAGCTTCTTTCATCGAACTACAAGACTCGAAAGGACGTATCCAAGTATATATCACCCGCGATGACATCTGTCCGGATGAAAACAAAGACTTATACAATGTAGCATTCAAACGCTTGCTCGACTTAGGCGACTTCATCGGCATTGAAGGTTTTGTATTCCGAACTCAGATGGGAGAAATATCCATCCATGCGCAGAAGCTGACCGTGCTGGCGAAATCGCTCCGCCCGCTTCCCATTGTAAAATACAAGGATGGCGTGGCGTATGACAAGTTCGAAGACCCCGAACTGCGCTATCGCCAACGCTACGTGGACCTGATAGTAAATGACGGAGTGAAAGACATCTTCCTGCAACGCGCTACGGTGATACGTACCATCCGCCGCGTACTGGACGAAGCCGGCTATACGGAGGTAGAGACCCCTACCTTGCAGAACATTGCAGGCGGTGCAAGCGCCAAGCCCTTCATTACCCACTTCAACGCTCTTGATACCGACATGTACCTGCGTATCGCTACGGAGCTTTACCTGAAGCGGCTCATCGTGGGCGGATTCGAAGGTGTATACGAAATCGGCAAGAACTTCCGCAACGAAGGCATGGACCGCAATCATAATCCGGAGTTCACTTGTATGGAACTGTACGTACAGTATAAGGATTACAACTGGATGATGGCATTCACCGAGAAGCTGTTGGAAACCGTCTGCATCGCTGTAAACGGAAAGCCCGAACGTGAAATTGACGGAAACATCATCAGCTTCAAGGCGCCTTACCGCCGCTTGCCTATCCTGGAAGCCATCAAAGAAAAGACCGGCTATGACCTGACTGGCATGGACGAGGCACAAATCCGCGAAGTGTGCCAAAAGCTGAACATGGAAATCGACGACACCATGGGCAAGGGCAAGCTGATTGATGAAATCTTCGGCGAGTTCTGCGAAGGCACCTTTATACAACCCACGTTCATCACCGATTATCCCGTAGAGATGTCGCCCCTTACCAAGATGCACCGCTCGAAACCCGGACTGACCGAACGTTTCGAACTGATGGTAAACGGGAAAGAGCTTGCCAATGCATACTCGGAACTGAATGACCCGATAGACCAGGAAGAACGCTTCAAGGAACAGATGCGCTTAGCCGACAAAGGCGATGATGAAGCGATGATTATTGACCAGGACTTCTTGCGTGCCCTGCAATACGGTATGCCTCCTACAAGCGGTATCGGAATCGGCATCGACCGTCTGGTTATGCTTATGACGGGCAAGACTTTCATTCAGGAAGTATTGTTCTTCCCGCAGATGCGTCCCGAAAAGGTGGTCCCTAAAGACAAAACTGAAAAATTTACTGCTTTAGGCATTCCTGAAGAATGGGTCCCGCTTATCCAAAAAGCAGGATATAATTTGGTATCAGACATGAAAGAAGTTAATCCGCAAAAGCTGCAAATGGACATCTGCGGAGTAAACAAGAAATATAAATTGGGACTGGCTAATCCAAGTGTTGACGAAATCGCAGCATGGATAAGTAAAATCATGTAA
- a CDS encoding AMP-binding protein codes for METKESLIQLIEQSIRQNWNLDAMTDYKGATLQYRDVARKIEKMHILFEFAGIKPGDKIALCGRNSANWTAVFLSIITYGAVAVPILHEFKADNVHNVVNHSEARMMFVGDQVWENFNEAAMPRLEGIIELKNFDLVVSRSKQLTYAREHLNEEFGKRYPCRFRAENVSYRCEDPEELAVINYTSGTTGYSKGVMLPYRCITSNIQHIRMKVGLQPGDNVVSMLPLGHIFGLTFDFLYGVTAGVHLWFLTRMPSPKIIAESFAEIRPRVIACVPLIVEKIFKKNILPKVDNKLGKLLLKLPIVSDKIKEQIRTQAMEVFGNNFIEIVIGGAPFNVEVEAFLRKINFPYTIAYGMTEAAPLICHSRWDEILYTSCGKTVTNMETKVLSPDPEHIPGELICRGQNVMSGYFKNPEATAQAIDAEGWLHTGDMAIKDAEGNIFIKGRCKNMLLTASGQNIYPEEIEARLNNLPFVGESLVLLSGDKLIALVYPDHEDTFAHGLSKIQLEQAMEANRNELNKQLPAYSQITRIRLYPEEFEKTAKKSIKRFLYQNIEE; via the coding sequence GTGCCACCCTGCAATACCGGGACGTAGCACGCAAGATAGAAAAGATGCATATTCTTTTTGAATTTGCCGGTATCAAACCAGGAGATAAAATCGCCTTATGCGGACGGAACAGCGCTAACTGGACCGCCGTATTTCTAAGCATCATTACCTACGGAGCCGTAGCAGTACCTATCCTGCACGAATTCAAGGCAGACAATGTGCATAATGTAGTCAATCACTCCGAAGCCCGCATGATGTTCGTGGGCGACCAAGTATGGGAAAACTTCAACGAAGCCGCCATGCCCCGGCTGGAAGGCATCATTGAACTGAAGAACTTCGACCTTGTAGTGTCACGCTCCAAGCAACTCACTTATGCCCGTGAACACTTGAACGAAGAGTTCGGCAAGCGGTATCCATGCCGTTTCCGTGCCGAAAACGTCTCTTACCGATGCGAAGACCCTGAAGAACTGGCGGTCATCAACTATACCTCAGGCACCACGGGATACTCAAAAGGGGTTATGCTTCCTTACCGGTGCATTACTTCAAACATCCAGCACATCCGCATGAAAGTCGGACTCCAGCCGGGCGACAACGTCGTATCCATGCTTCCCTTAGGGCACATATTCGGGCTGACCTTCGATTTTCTTTATGGCGTAACGGCAGGCGTACATCTATGGTTCCTGACCCGCATGCCTTCGCCTAAAATCATAGCCGAGTCATTTGCCGAAATACGCCCGCGCGTCATTGCCTGCGTGCCTCTTATCGTAGAAAAGATATTCAAGAAAAACATCCTTCCGAAGGTGGACAACAAGCTGGGCAAGCTCCTGCTTAAACTCCCTATCGTAAGCGACAAAATCAAAGAACAGATACGTACGCAAGCCATGGAGGTGTTCGGCAACAACTTCATCGAAATCGTCATCGGAGGGGCACCTTTCAATGTCGAGGTAGAAGCCTTCTTACGCAAGATAAATTTCCCCTACACCATCGCCTACGGCATGACCGAAGCCGCACCGCTCATCTGCCATAGCCGCTGGGACGAAATCCTATACACTTCATGCGGGAAGACCGTGACAAACATGGAGACCAAAGTGCTGTCGCCCGACCCTGAGCATATCCCCGGAGAACTGATATGCCGCGGGCAGAACGTGATGTCGGGTTACTTCAAGAACCCCGAAGCCACCGCACAAGCCATTGACGCCGAAGGCTGGCTCCACACAGGAGACATGGCAATAAAAGATGCTGAAGGGAATATCTTTATCAAAGGGCGGTGCAAGAACATGCTCCTCACCGCGTCGGGGCAGAACATTTACCCTGAAGAAATCGAAGCCCGCCTGAACAACCTGCCCTTCGTAGGCGAATCGCTCGTCCTGCTCTCGGGAGACAAGCTTATCGCTTTAGTCTATCCCGACCACGAGGACACCTTTGCTCACGGACTAAGCAAAATCCAGCTGGAACAAGCAATGGAAGCGAACCGCAATGAACTGAATAAGCAACTGCCTGCTTATTCACAGATTACCCGCATCCGTCTCTATCCCGAAGAATTCGAAAAGACAGCAAAGAAGAGCATCAAACGTTTCCTCTATCAGAACATTGAAGAATAA